From Rutidosis leptorrhynchoides isolate AG116_Rl617_1_P2 chromosome 3, CSIRO_AGI_Rlap_v1, whole genome shotgun sequence, a single genomic window includes:
- the LOC139895702 gene encoding RNA polymerase sigma factor sigA-like — protein sequence MATNAVVGLRAGRTLLGSSSYYSEVNDKLSCSSNLVFIFVPTTNSITSKKSTNYSHSLINSRDNTHPTRAVKEHVDTTLDHPPSTDNQWSQRFDYLDEEVELPVDALLLLHKSLLEKQWTLSTDETTIAEKSSRKVHVTGSGVSARRRRINAQNKTATGNSLVTKVVGNKQLRSLISPELLQNCQKGYLKGVKNDALLTHSEVVALSDKIKVGLHLEEEKLRLKERLGCEPTDKQLAASLEISRVELQSKQIECSLAREKLAMSNIRLVMSVAQKYKHMGADMSDLIQGGLIGLLRGIEKYDSSRGHKISTYVYWWIRQGVTRTFFENSKTLRLPTHLHERLGAIRNAKAKLERKGITPSIDKIAETLNMSRKKVTNATEAVCKVFSVDKDAFPSLNGLPGETLHSYIADDCPGNNPWHGVDEAALKDEVRNLIKVTLGEREREIIYLYYGLDNEYLTWEDISRRKGLSRERVRQVGLVALEKLKHAARNTKLAEMLVYE from the exons ATGGCTACAAATGCAGTCGTTGGATTAAGAGCAGGAAGAACGTTATTAGGTTCATCATCTTATTACTCTGAAGTAAATGATAAGTTATCCTGCAGTAGCAATCTAGTATTCATATTTGTCCCAACCACTAATTCGATTACTTCAAAAAAGTCAACAAATTATAGTCATAGTCTTATAAACAGTCGAGATAATACTCATCCCACGAGAGCTGTGAAGGAGCATGTAGATACCACTCTTGATCATCCTCCCAGTACAGATAATCAATGGAGTCAAAGGTTTGACTATCTCGATGAGGAAGTCGAGCTTCCGGTTGATGCTTTACTCTTATTACATAAGTCTTTGCTAGAAAAGCAGTGGACGTTGTCAACGGACGAAACGACGATTGCAGAAAAAAGCAGCAGAAAGGTACACGTCACTGGTTCAGGGGTATCTGCTAGAAGGCGTAGAATAAATGCTCAGAATAAAACAGCAACTGGAAATAGTTTGGTTACTAAAGTTGTTGGAAATAAGCAGTTGAGATCGTTAATCAGTCCAGAACTGTTACAAAATTGTCAAAAAGGATATCTTAAAGGTGTAAAAAACGACGCGTTACTTACTCACTCAGAAGTGGTTGCTTTATCAGATAAGATCAAAGTTGGTCTACATTTAGAAGAAGAGAAGTTAAG ATTGAAGGAAAGATTAGGCTGTGAACCTACAGATAAGCAACTTGCAGCTTCTTTAGAGATTTCACGTGTTGAATTGCAAAGTAAACAGATCGAATGCAGTTTGGCAAGAGAGAAGCTGGCAATGAGCAATATTCGTCTTGTGATGTCTGTTGCACAAAAGTATAAACATATGGGAGCTGATATGTCTGACCTAATTCAG GGAGGTTTAATTGGACTACTAAGAGGGATCGAGAAATATGATTCATCGAGAGGCCACAAGATTTCAACGTATGTGTATTGGTGGATTCGACAAGGTGTCACGAGAACGTTCTTTGAGAATTCTAAAACTCTTAGGTTGCCTACTCATTTGCATGAAAGACTCGGTGCAATCAGAAATGCCAAAGCCAAACTAGAGCGAAAGGGAATAACACCGTCAATTGAT AAAATTGCTGAAACCCTGAATATGTCAAGAAAGAAAGTTACAAATGCCACTGAGGCGGTATGTAAAGTGTTCTCAGTTGACAAGGATGCTTTCCCGTCTTTAAACGGTCTTCCAGGAGAAACACTTCATAGC TACATTGCTGACGATTGCCCGGGAAATAACCCGTGGCATGGTGTGGATGAAGCAGCTCTCAAG GATGAAGTAAGAAATCTGATCAAAGTGACTCTAGGGGAGCGGGAGAGAGAGATCATCTATCTTTACTATGGTCTTGACAATGAGTATCTTACTTGGGAGGATATCAGTAGAAG GAAAGGGTTGTCGCGGGAACGAGTTAGGCAGGTTGGCCTTGTTGCACTGGAGAAACTAAAACATGCTGCAAGAAATACAAAACTGGCGGAAATGCTCGTGTACGAATGA
- the LOC139899651 gene encoding protein mago nashi homolog, with product MEYFPTENVLSHHNEKLRLAGNWKDGGITERTDGWRRVLHEILHRSRGKGFVSILFKMATISIGSLMDVQTIKDHEGLRIFYYLVQIVFPTLKVHCGISFHHMVALQ from the exons ATGGAGTACTTCCCAACTGAAAACGTGCTCTCGCATCACAACGAAAAATTGCGTCTAGCCGGAAATTGGAAAGATGGAGGAATAACAGAACGTACCGACGGCTGGCGGAGAGTTTTACACGAGATACTACATCGGTCACGAGGGAAA GGTTTTGTATCGATACTATTTAAGATGGCTACTATTTCC ATTGGTTCCTTGATGGATGTTCAAACTATTAAAGATCATGAAGGGCTTCGGATATTTTATTACCTCGTTCAG ATTGTATTTCCAACATTGAAG GTACATTGTGGTATTTCGTTTCACCATATGGTGGCCCTGCAATGA